The nucleotide window TCCGAATATGTGTTAGACATTTTTGTAACATACAAAACAATACTTTAAGATATCCCTTGCCGCGCTAAAGGGTCaagttcaatttatttattttccttttgggATTTGTTGTGTAACATATAGCTCCATTATTTGCGCCCAAGATCTTCCATAGTCAAAGCTACATAGCTTTGACCTATGAAGCTTAAAGAAAAggataaagtaaataaatactGTGCAAACCGATCACTCACGCAACACATGATGATTTGTTCTTGACAAAGTCAAATTTTCAGttgcaaattaaattttaggcaaattttttaaatttgcagACGCTATAGAGCACTTCAGCTgacagaaagaaaagaaaatacacCATATTCATCATAACCGTGACTGGTGTGGTTCTTTAAGACttcattttaattgaattgatattaaatttttaggttGGAAAGGGTGACAAGatacactacaaaaaaaattctaccCACTAAGCATTTTTGGTTTGATTAGTCTTTTATTCAAGGGAATTGAATTCGGTTCCCagaaattttataacaatttatactgTACAATCATTCGAGTTAGATTCTTATTTAGTTcttattagtataattttttattgaaaattaaagtaTTCATTAGTATAATTATGATTTGCTCACAttaataatatgttatattGAAGATATAAGGTTGATCTCAGTTACGGAATGgcaaaggaaaaaggaaggaaaaatatGCGGTATGTTCGAATCAGatatttctataaaaattaatgtgtattgataaaaaaaataatattgtattgaCTGTATATGACTTTCCTGTACTAATAgaatcaatataaatttatttaaaattttattcagcTCAAACAGATGACTTCCTATAAAAGATTCATATAAAATTCTATTCTGCTCAAACATGTGCATGAATTACAGACACGGTTCGTTTGACTACATAATATAGTAGGATTACTAGTAATTCCTCAAAATTCTCTCTCTTGGAAATGCATAATTTGCTGGAAAGagaaagatatttattttataagactATATACCTCAGATTCAATAGGCCCAGTAAGGGTTAAGAGCccgttttcattttcttgaagTCTTTGTCATGTCGTGCAGCTGGTTGAAGTTTCGTCTTTCATTTTTCCCCTCACATAGTTATTGATAATATGTATTTTAACGTTAACGTTTTCCCTCTAAGAAGAAAATGGAACACTGACTTAGTCATCCAAATCCCAAATTTAATTGCAAACCCGCTTTCGAAAATCTTGTCATGACATATCTGAACAAGACACAATTGTTTGCttatacaatttattatttggAGAAGATATTATTCGCTTTAATTTGTGATACTGCTTTCCTTAGCCTATAAAGCTATCATCACAAAATATCATATTCATACTTGTACACTATACTCCGTTCCGTGAGAGCAACTCCACAAGCATATCATATCAACTAATATATGTCTTTCCTATACTAATGTATAAATATGTACAATACCAAGTACTGTACTAAGTTAAAGGCAAAGTTCACATCAAAAGTAAAGGCCCAAGTATAATAGATAGACTACCTTTGTCAATTATCATCCAggagtcttttattttttttttttcataatcgaCTTCGGCCTGTCATCATCAGTGACTaaaacgagaaaaaaaaaatcgttgaAATATATGcgtataaagaataaaataaaaaatctgtcaaaaactatttaaacAATTTTGATCTCTCTCTAAAATATAGATTAATtcaattagaagaaaaattaaaatgttaaaattatgtgTTAAATATAGATTAATTTGATGATGTAATTGATGATATATCTGAACCAAttcaaatgatatatatataaaatttattataaggtTATCAAAGTGTATTACAATTATAGTAGACCTTTAAAATTATTCGTACTGGAAGAAaatcctaaaaaatatttagtaaaaaatctTTAGTGTATGCTAAAATTGAGaaattcaacacaaaaaaatatacttggtAATActatataagattataagaagatcaaattgaatgaagaagaaaaaaagacaagattagaagaagaaaaatttagtACCAAAGCTTATTAATCTAATTAAAGTTAATCAActgtatattaataaaggaaaataataagtaataattaaaaatattatacagtaaataatttgaaatgcaaatttaagaaatatatttatatatttaaaatattttataaaaacattcatacaaaaatttaattccTGCATTACATGGGTCACAAACTCTAGTTAATCTAAAGTTAAAAGTAATCGATTGAGTCATCAAGTTGGTtaagattgaaaaaataaataaattcaaaaaccgaatcaattataattgatttgattcatatttaaagtggaaaaaaaatcaattaacaaaaccaaccccAAATAAATTGATTGGTTAAGGTATTTctcatgatttttaatttattgtgataaaaaatattgtgttaattttttatatttcaaatatatattttccatattgtaatatttttctcattattattttttgtatatttatcgtttcaaaataaaattatgaataaattatttttctgaagcaaaaataaatagtaaactATAAAGATGTGAAATAATGAGACCCAATTTAAGTTCTCAATTAGTTCAATATTAGAGtaaaaaacatgtaaaaatacataaatctgATCAATGTGATAGTGTGAGACtcgaagaaaataaattaagaatttaagatTGAAATTTTCATTGCAGatacttataataattttacattatcatttgattataaattattactaaatttatcatattttatataaaaaaaaactatatgaaAACATACCTAACCTAATAAttcctaaataattaattaataatgtaaaattttatataaactcttagttttaataattaaaaaaagccaCTTAATTTAAACACGTTTCCTGCGTTGACCCTGCCAAAGGggacatatcaaataaaaaacttggTAATTACAAGAAACGAAAAAACTTATTAATGACAACGATGAAATTAAGAGCAAGGGATCACATTAGTTTGctacaataattaaaaaggtGACATGATTACCAGGTTTCCCACTGTTACAATTCTCATTTCACCCTCCTAAGTCCTAACTTGTTGGcggtgttgccccagcatatggaaatgataaatataattaggGTGTGAatgattatagtttttttataaatatttttttaaaaaaacacttttgacCTTTAGGACAATAAAACTGTAATCAAACATGCTTTAAGTATattgatttatcataattttaataaaaaaaattatctcattttctttccacttctttctttctatttcattataattttaataaaaaaaattatctcattttctttccacttctttctttctatttcattttttttttctacctttGTACAGTCCAGAATTGGCTTTAAGTTTACTCTTTCGCTTCCCAAAATAGTTCTGTCCCTGGTAGTTCTAATTCATCAGAGGAGCAGATTTCATAATTGGATCTTTCTCCCAAATTTAAACATTACCCAAAAGATTCTCTgtgtatttttttggtaatgatTCTGTGTTCTCTGTGTATTAAATTTAGATATCAAGACTTTTGTTAATATgtgatttaaaaataagtatttgtttatattttaattaatactatataacatgataagataaaatgaaatacagataatagaatattaattaattttaaattatatgaaacTTGATAATTTAGTCTACCTATGACGATTTAAATCATAATTTACTTATgaaacttaatttataattatgataGACATGGGATTTTACATAATTGTCATCTAATGTCGATTAATACGAGTGGTGCTAGTTCTGTTTGCATATTATTGCAAGTCTCAGTCCCCAACGACTGGTTCTGCTTTCTCTCTGTTGCTTCGATTCATTCACACAACTCAACCATGACTTTCACTAATGGCGATGCAGCTGCTGCCTCCCTCAACAAGGTCCCCACGGTCAACTTCACCAAGCTCTTCATTGACGGACACTTCGTTCACTCTGTGTcaggttcattttttttatacctatGCACTTTCTGTTGCCCCATCTAATTATCTGCTTCTTCTACCTTTCTATGCTCCTCTAATTTCTAttcctttttctgtatttttcttTCCATTGATGTACATGGATCAAAACTAAATACTCCTATTATTATGGTGTGACATAATTcgcatatatataattttgacctTAAGCATATGGTTAGAACCTCTCCCATTAAGGAGGAATCCCAACAGATTGTCCCTTGTAAGTTTATGTTCAAACTGTAATTTAGaggttaattaattatctatacTTGTGTCAACAGTACTACTATGGTGTCTCAACTCTCAACTAAGTCttatatactaatatatatgaCTTTTGCTAAAACTCTTGttgaaaaaataggaaagaCATTTGAGACAATAGATCCAAGAACAGGAGATGTTATAGCGAGGATCAGCGAGGGAGATAAAGAAGACATTGACATTGCTGTTAAAGCAGCACGTCATGCATTTGACAATGGTCCATGGCCTCGCCTTCCCGGCTCTGTACGTTATTTTTtcccttctctttttttatactATGCACAAGGAGATTAATATATGATAACTATAAATATAAACAACATAATTAAGATTACTGCGGACTGCAGTAACTTCACTTGGCCGAATGATGAGGAATGGATTGACTTTATGCATTTGGGTAactcttttatatttaattttaatatcaacgtaaaaaaaatttaacatttgtATTTAATAGTATATTTTCACAATATTTCACAAaactgatattttctaattggtaatatgatttaaattattaaataatatgctCATGTCGATATTAATTATGtatgttataatttataaaagaactGACATTAAAGTTATATTAAAAGATTACGATAATctttgaaataaatattattaagacTCGAGCATGCAAACGGCCATGTGATCCAGATTGCTATATGAATAATTAACATCAACGTTCTTACGTGATTTCTGATTATTTAATGCCAAACCCATGTGATCCAGTTTGTAATGTCGATGttatcaatttcaatttttttttcaaccatcgattcaattttatttaaaacacaACTATGCATAAGTTACAAGTCACTCAAATGAGTTggatttatgaaatttaaatatgacttaaatttttttacatttaattttaatcgcGCAAAAAAGTTAACACTTCTTTTATCGTATATTGCCgtattatttcataattttgatacaatttatacttgaaatataattaaatttgtcaaatgttattattagaataaatattacatgaaaaatatattgaaattttaatatattattactcCTACGTGCAAGCGTGACTACGGATGTCGGTTTggtataaaacataaaaaacacaCCTAacgagacattttttttttaaaagaagtttCTTAGATTCAAACGGCCGTTTgatgattttaaatatttgaaacacACAAACTATTAATAATTAGCTGACCCTCCCCTAaaattggaagaagaagaagatcgaAGAAGATGTTATAGTAATGAATTTACATTGAAATTGTTGTATAAATATCATTTAGCAAGGGAGTCATATTACGGCTTGAGGTAAGTAGTGATGGATACTTTCGATAAATATAGTTGGCTATAATCTCCAAAGTAATTCGTTGGTTGCTGttaaatattgataaattaagaatttgagttttgtttaatatgatcatgtttatatttttcGGGACTTTATTGATGTTTTAACTTAGTTattccaataaatattttttaattagccaCTGGTAATCTTGCATCATCAAAGTTTGTTTGTAATTTTCGAGTATCATGCGTCCAGAATGTACAGTAATTTTATttgtacaatatttttttttatattacgttaGTTTTGTTTGAGTGATATATAAAACAAGAGAATTACACGTTCAAAAGCCATCAAAGTTGTATAAATTTTTCaatacaattttatatatagagttcattaattttttatgtagtaTCATATATGGTAAAATTCTATATATTATCAACCAAATAAAAAGCATTCTAATTAAATCTTTAAGGTGCTTTTTATTTAAACTCTTGCATATATATTCAAAGCTTAGTTAAAGCATGCAtctcatcaaaataaaaaataaaaacagtttaGTTAAAGGGTACTGCACTTTTTTTAATGAGACAAAATTCTTTTGCGACGTATGAATTGAAACTTGACATGACGTACGTGAATGTGATAATCAGGAGAGAGGAAGAATTTTGCTGAAATGGGCAGAGCTAATAGAGGAAAACGCAGAAGAACTTGCGGCACTAGATGCCATTGATGCGGGGAAGTTGTACCATATGTGTAGGAATTTGGAAGTTCCAGCAGCAGCAAACACTCTTCGTTACTATGCAGGTGCTGCCGATAAGATTCATGGCGAGGTGTTGAAAATGTCCCGAGACTTCCATGCCTATACATTGCTTGAACCACTTGGTGTTGTGGGACACATTACTCCCTGGAATTTCCCCAATACCATGTTCTACATCAAGGTTGCTCCTTCTTTAGCTGCTGGCTGCACCATGGTCCTCAAGCCCGCCGAGCAAACACCCCTCTCTGCTTTGTTTAATGCTCATCTTGCTAAATTGGTATGTGCATGTGATCCATTTTCAACAATTAAATGATTCATTCATATCTTTATCAACCATGCATGCATGGCttggagatataaggttggttggatgattaagaaagaagaaaaggaggaaaaagtCATGGGTTTGATCCCTCCTATTAACAATTAACGTTTGTCGATTAAAAACAAATGCATACATGGCTCTTCATCACAAGTTACTTTAGCATAAAAGCTTATAAATTAgattattttccttattttgaaGGCTGGAATCCCAGATGGAGTGATCAATGTAGTGCCTGGATTTGGCCCAACTGCTGGTGCTGCATTAAGCTCACACATGGATGTTGATAAGGTAATTAAATTTACATGTCAAGCATATAGAAGTACCATAAAATCTTAAATAAGACtagttaaatattatattaatctaTATATTCGAGTATATGCTTCTTTACTTGGTGGTATGTTCAGGTTAGCTTTACTGGTTCAACACAAACAGGCCGTGAGATAATGCAGGCTGCAGCTAAGAGTAACTTGAAACAAGTTTCACTTGAATTAGGAGGCAAGTCACCCCTCATAATTTTTGATGATGCTGATATAGACAAAGCTGCTGAGCTAGCTCTACTAGGCATCCTATATAACAAGGTGAAATTGCTTTCAGGAAatcctttcttttcaaatagcATCTAGTTAATTATGTCTCTGCTAACATTTAATTTCTTCCCATGTGACTAAAGGGAGAAGTTTGTGTTGCAAGTTCCCGTGTGCTTGTTCAAGAAGGGATCTATGATGAATTTGAGAAAAAACTGGTGGAGAAGGCAAAAGCTTGGGTCGTTGGGGATCCCTTTGATCCTAAAGTTCAACAAGGCCCTCAGGTAAGAAAAATAGGTAGTGGCACAATTATTTCTACATTagttctaatatatatatatcggagATTTTCTTGTAGCAACATaacttaatatttcaaaaattgcTTAGCAGAATTTACAAACAGAAAAAGGAGAAATGACCGGACCAAAAAAACAGAAATGAGAAATAATTAAGATCATCGTCTATTGGCTAACAATTTTTCTGTGTATATTGAAGGTTGACAAGGAACAATTTGAAAAGGTCCTTTCATATATTGAGCatggaaagaaagaaggagCTACCCTTTTGACTGGGGGTAAAACAGTGGGAAACAAGGGCTACTTTATTGAGCCAACAATTTTCTCCAATATAAGGGTAAATTCCAAGTGCAcaaagttattaattaattgagtaTCTTCAGCATAATTAGATAACTAATCATCATCTTTCCTTTGTAAAATTTGTTAACTACCTGTTTAGGAGGATATGCTTATAGCACAGGATGAAATATTTGGCCCAGTAATGGCACTGAAGAAGTTTaagtaagttaattttaatgttattgtgTCATGTTTCTTGTTAATTAACATGTTGAAATCCTcatattattatgttaattatcaTGATATATGAACAATAGGACCATTGAGGAAGCAATTAAGAGTGCTAACAATACCAAGTATGGCCTAGCAGCAGGCATAGTGACCAAGAATTTGGATACGGCAAACACAGTGTCAAGGTCCATTCGTGCAGGCACTATTTGGATCAACTGCTATTTTGCCTTTGGCGATGATGTTCCCTTTGGAGGGTATAAGATGAGTGGATTTGGAAAAGATCATGGATTGGAAGCCCTTCACAAGTACCTACAAGTTAAATCTGTTGTTACTCCCCTTTACAATTCACCCTGGCTTTGAATGTCTACTGCATATATCATATATGGATCTTGGAAAATAGTCCATTCTGGCCTTCTGGCCACTACCTATCAATTTGCATC belongs to Glycine soja cultivar W05 chromosome 5, ASM419377v2, whole genome shotgun sequence and includes:
- the LOC114413591 gene encoding aldehyde dehydrogenase family 2 member C4-like; translation: MTFTNGDAAAASLNKVPTVNFTKLFIDGHFVHSVSGKTFETIDPRTGDVIARISEGDKEDIDIAVKAARHAFDNGPWPRLPGSERGRILLKWAELIEENAEELAALDAIDAGKLYHMCRNLEVPAAANTLRYYAGAADKIHGEVLKMSRDFHAYTLLEPLGVVGHITPWNFPNTMFYIKVAPSLAAGCTMVLKPAEQTPLSALFNAHLAKLAGIPDGVINVVPGFGPTAGAALSSHMDVDKVSFTGSTQTGREIMQAAAKSNLKQVSLELGGKSPLIIFDDADIDKAAELALLGILYNKGEVCVASSRVLVQEGIYDEFEKKLVEKAKAWVVGDPFDPKVQQGPQVDKEQFEKVLSYIEHGKKEGATLLTGGKTVGNKGYFIEPTIFSNIREDMLIAQDEIFGPVMALKKFKTIEEAIKSANNTKYGLAAGIVTKNLDTANTVSRSIRAGTIWINCYFAFGDDVPFGGYKMSGFGKDHGLEALHKYLQVKSVVTPLYNSPWL